aaaatattgaataataatgcATATTCGTGTGTACTATAAATAGTTGACAACGAAATGAGGATGAGAATATAACAATtgtctgttttttttcttcttaacgtaattatttcaaggaagatgaatatatataaacactcAAAGAATAGGTTCGCAAGTGTCATTTGTATAGGCTATATGTACAATTGTCTCTCGAGAAATCAAGTTCTCGCATCTAAATATGTAGCAGTAAAGCACTCAAAGCTATTGTGCATCGCAAACAAATACTTGAACAAAAAGATATCTTTCGTCGATAGTCGCACTATATGattacatacatgtatatatatactttttcgaAAGAGTAGGAGAGGGATACACCATTTTCGTAGCTACGTATCACAATCGCTTCAACTAGGAACTCTTTGTCCAGTATGTGGAAAATCCAAGCTCGATCGCTGTCAATAGATACCAGACGAAAGCTGGGACTAGATGAAGCAGATGCTATACGATTTGTCACGATTACGCAATTCAAATACCGAGTGCAAAGGGTCTAATTCGATTGATAATACTGCATATGTTAAAGTTAAACGTTTAACATTAAGACAGAAATATACTTTCtctcctttaaaaaaaatttttttttaaataaattacatcaaACCTGTCATTCAGAAAGCTAAATGTTATAACATACAAATCATACTTTACTCTTCCGATACATGTCAAATGGGGCAAGCAGAACACCGACAAGGGCAACAATCCGAAGGGTTATTTGCCTAGTCATTACGAGAAGGTGCAAATGCTTCTGTCTGATCGTTTCCTCGGCTTCTCTATGGTACCCAGTCAAGGCTCGTGGAACTACAACTTCATGGGCGTGAGACACGACCCCAATATGAAGTACGAATTACAATTGGCGAACCCAAAGGAATTCTATCACGAGGTACATAGGCCGTCCCATTTCCTCAACTTCTCAAGCTTGGAAGACGGCGATGGCGCTGGAGCTGATCGAGAAGATAtgtttgcataaaataaactcttttatataagatttcaACTGACAGTGGAAGGAGTGATTAAAAGGAGTACAGGACGTGTGCAAGTAGCGCGCGAGAGTACGTGTTATAgtgattttcattttttattttctcgtcTAATTATTGTATACGTAGACTATTACAAATACATACATGTAATAGTAATGAATATAGATTAGCCTTTATTACTTAACAATTATAAACTTCTGAACTCCATGCTCTTATTCTCCTTGTGTTGTAATTCTGTCCACTtgattttaaacattttgattttataggCGAGTATAAATGCAGATGCGACTTAAATATTAGACGAATGTTTGTGATGGCACTTGTACAGGAATATTCTGTGACCGTATAGAAGCTAAGTAAAGAGCTATAttctatatgtaataaatgaaatgCAGCTCCCAGAAAGCTCGGTAAATAAACTTCATAACAAATcaacaaaatcttaaattaaacGTGAAGATGCTTGATTTAAAGTCTATCTCAAGGATTTTCAAGGTACATATTGTAATACTATCACgtgtatatgataaaatttgacATAAGTCGGCATTTGCATCGCACATTTGTTgcgcgataaaatattaccttaaaaattatgtatccatataaatatgtgtgtTTTAGATATgtcaattttatacatatatacatttttttcttgatttatttaataatattaaacactTATGTGTGCGATGGAAATGTAGGCCGAGTGTCaatgtaatgaaaaaaaatgaagaaaaagagaatgtaAGATAGTCTCTTTCATGCACGAGCAATAATGTACTAGAATAGAAgttaaaattagtaaattatctGTACCCTTTTTACCGAGACATTATGGtgtaataataacgtaataacaatacaaaattatgGTATACGGCAGTCAATGAACATGATATACACTATGTTTTTGTTACTTTAATGAGGACGATAATAGATGCAGagcaattaatttctataaattctcTTTAGActgcaaaagaaataaaaaaatcttgtgAGTACATTTTAAAGGAATATAAAGAACGATGGAAACCACCAATCTTGGCGTTCCAAACAAAGAGATCGACGCGAGCAATGTAACATTAATTCTCGAGTAAAGTATTAAGTTACATCATCGCCTAATTCACTCTTCTAATATACACTATCACTCTATTCACTCTTCTCATATACACTATCAATATCTGACGCGCTCGAGTATTAGCCTTCTGGATGAGATTATCTCATCATAACATGGGCGAGAGCGTAACTGAGCTTTATGAAACCGCCGCCGCGCGTCGAGTTTCTGGTGATTACGATCTTGGCAACCGAATCAGCAACAGATTCGGCAACTGAATCGCTTTAGCAGCAGTCGCTTGACCTTTTCGTTCAATACAAATGTAATGAAGATGATGAGACCTTCCAGGACGTTTGTCAGATTGCTCAGATACCAAGCGTAGGCCGGCCATATTATTTCCATGAAGCACCATATGCCAATCAGGATGAACAACTTCCGACAGAGATTGAACCTGCGTGCGAATGCGTTTGTTTCTGTATCTTctataatttagaattactaAAACAAAGAACTTCGCGATAAACGAAAGCATTTGAAGCAACCGATGCTCACTGAAAATAGATATCTTCGAAAAATCGTAATCATCAAGTTTCGGGCTAAAAGACAGGGAGAAATTTGTCCaagttttctaaaaaaaattttgaagaaacgtGATGTCCGTCTTTATGAAATAGGGGAACAACCactttttgctttttattcgCACGATCGTTTGTCATTCTTTCGAGAATCGCAGATGCTCTCGAGGAATCTCGTACGCGCGCGATCCAAACGGCGACGATGTGTTTGTTGCTTCAAAAGATTTCGTAATTATGAAAGCAAATCCCCGTATGGGAAAGTTGCCGTCTAAAGATAATCATCACGTGGAGAACGAGGACTGATCGACATTATGCAAAGCCGTTCGGCAAACTGATACATCGGcgtataatcatatattaatatgattatcAATAACGTATTAGTATAAAGATGCTTGTATACAAACCATTGCTTATTGTCAAACCATTGCTTATTATCGTGGCATCCGCATTCCGAGCTTCTCAAATAAGCAGTTGTGTCCTTAATTTTTCGTGCAGTAGAGATAAGCAGGCAAATGTTGCAGATAACGGTGACACTTATGGGtccgataaaatatatcgctgtcgccgtcgtcgccttGTTCGCTGAAAcgaagaattaaatttctgGCATTTTTATACGTCGTATTTTGCAAGcgcttaattttcacaagtCTCAAATCTGGTCTTGATAAAATGTATGGTTTTAATAGAACGTCACTGTCATAAGCTATTAGTAAACGTTCACTTACTATCGAAAAAACACTTCGTTTTACCAAACTCCGGTTGGATCAATTTGGGAACGAAATCTATGATGACACCAATAACGGTGAGAATGGAAGCGCTTCCCCACGCGTAAATCGAATACataacgaatttttttctctctcgtgcTTCACGCATCTCTTGCTTCACGCTTCCTTGTAACGAACGGAATTCTCTGCAAAATGTGATTTACATGCCACATTGTTGCCAGCAACAAGTAGAACAGGTCAGCATGCAAAtacaaatcaaaataattatcgctTTTGGTCGCGCTTCTCGGAAATATAACCGATGCGttgaattttgtttaatacGTTTTATGTAAGCGGTGTGCGACTATGATACGTAATATTTGTGATAcgtaataattgataattgaaaattattactatttcgaatttaatttcctacatttatttaagaaacgtatacagaaaattatttagaaacgTTTAAAGACTGACATGTGTGAAATATTAGATTGTTCTTGTAActtacaaaaatgtttttcaactctatcaatcttaattaaatGGGTAGCTCTTCGGTAACGCAATTAAGTTTAAAtgctacaaattttgtataaaaatagaaaatgtaatctcttcaaagatttttatatataataattataattaatcggGCCCGAGCCGCTCGACACTTTTGTAATTGATTACAAGAGATGGACGATGTGCGTACACAGCAGTCGTCACACCCTTGTAGTAGGGTGAAACGGGCTTGTCGACAGCGGGGTCAGTTCATCTCCTTTGCGGGAACAGTAAATATAGCGACACGACAATATCGCGTCATGAAATTTCATTGACGCGcgagagataataaattactttatagCATTCCACACGCGCATAATGAGAAAGAACAAAAGAACAAAACGCATCGCGTGTCGCAGGTCGCAAGCATGACCAGAAAAACGTACGATTTATATTGATAACGTTAAACGACTGTTAAATTGATCATCGCGACACGAATGATGATTTATATACTTGTATCGCAATCGTTCTTAATGtcattttagaaaatacgtTGAGACGGCTCCGTTAATGTAAACGAATCTTGGATTGATGACGTCAGAAGTGAGGAAAtcatgaaaatatatcatggAAATTCTTGCGatttacactaaaataaaaatgctttttaataaaataccatCTGTAAACGATAAAATAGATTTGTAAAATACACCGAAAATTCTCCTTTTACATGAGTAATCCACATTTGTCGAAGTGAATGTTGCCTAATCAAGAACGAAAAAAGCCGTTTGACAGCTGccgaattgaaataataagtatttgcTTGCACATATTAAATCACAATAAAGTGGATATCTTCGGTATATTTTAACACtatcacaataattttaaatgtaaaaacacTGCACTAAAATGAAGAATAACGCTGTAAATCGCAAGGATAATTTTGCTTCTTGACGTGTCATTTTTCACGTCTTATAGTTTTTAGGGTCGCCACTGTCAACGCGGAGTTGGCTCGCGAGCCAGCAGGAGCCttaataagttataataagTCATAAATGAGCGTGTTCGACGTATTCACGCAGCGTGCGATCAAAATTAACTTGGCTGTGTTTGCACCACATACGCGCACCGGTCACGTACCggatattttaattcgcgtcCTGTCGCTATCTTCCCCTATTGTTTGTCAATTATCAAATTTCTTTACTACACACGCCGGATCAAGTGGCGCTTGTGAAAATATTTGGCGAATCAATTAACTCATTTTGACCAAGAACTCGATCCAAAAACGTTTCATCTTTGATAAAccgtaaataataatgctcgatcataattataaatatatataaaatataaatagtaattatatataaatataaataaaagtaatttatatataaattatatataaaagtgggatggtttttttttaagaatgatCATCTTCGAGATTCAGGTCTAAATCTTTTGCTCCATTTTGTTCAAGAAATATTACAAGATATCTTCAAAATCCAGATCAATGTTCATTTCTACCAACgcggattaactttaatctcggtttaacttaatttttatctttttctaattgttaCAACAAGAAATATCACAAGATTGTCTTtaaaaggtaattttattGCAGATAAAATGTATGGAATATTTTGACAGCTTACCCGAATGCCCACCAAATGTCAAAGCACATCACGTTTAACCAGAAGAAGCTTGCCATAACCCAGAACCAAACGATGTAGAATGCTGAAACAGAATGAACAACTATTAATCACGCATTATGGTGCCGATAATAAAGCTTATGTTCGCCCGTgaagaaacaaatttactGTCTTTCTGCATCAGGAATTTGTTTAGTCGAAAACGGTAAACCTTGACGATAATATACACTACATTGAATTAAACATTGcgatttaaatattgtgtCAGAATCACGTAAAATCTTCCgcaagaagaaaaggaaaaagatacTTATCCAAATAAAGTTCCAAGTTGAAtgcatatcaaaatttaaattttacccgctttatatttcattgttttttccccaaggttttattaaatttttacattcaaattatcggggggggagagaaatcatgtattatatatgctGTATTATATGTGTTCACTGTATTATTATATGCTGTACCCATTATTTTGCAAGAGGCGCCGGAGGCGGTTTCCCATATTGGTGTATCTGGTGTCAGTATTGTGTCGAACGCTTTCGCGATGAACAACGAGCCGACGTATCCACGCAGAGTGTAGCCGTGCATGTTCTGAAGCTCCGGTAGTGTGGAATACACCACGAATGTCGCCAGTAGAAACAGCATAGATATTATCTCACCcacattatatatttcctGGAGGGCCGATTTTAGGGAATTAATGCAAACAGCTGTCTCGTACTTATCCCGTTGCGAGACGATGAGGCAGTATAAATTGGCATCGACAAAGTCTTTGATATGCGGTAGATACAGAGAGCCATTGAGGAGAAACATAAACGCGTCATCTGGTTCCTCGTCAGGTTTAAGCAAATAGTATCCGACTTTTTGGCACGGATCGTGGACGGTCAGCTGAAAGATTTGGTCCACCTTGCCGATCGGTCCTCTCTCAAGCGACTCGTTCGTCGCCTGCTTGTACACACCCGGAAAGGGATAACGCCCAACGTTCTCAGCAACGCATTGATCCTTGATCATGCGAACGCCGAGGGGGCAGCAGAGCGGAATGCAGGTACTGTTCTCGCACATCTCGTACGGAACGACGTTGGTCTTATTATCATCTTTATAGAACTTTCCAAGAAGCTCGAACGTTAAGTTGCTTCTGTCTTCGATCACGTCTTGCATCAGGTTTCCACGGGGTTCATGTTTTAACGGCTCGGAGGAGGAAACGATGAATAGAAGCGTGCAATAGCAAAGCGCGAGATTTCGTCGACGCATCGTCGACCTGTTGACTGCTGTTGACACGTCGAAATTCACTAAGAACCGTCTTGGTTTTCGCTCTTCGTGCTTTAGTCAGATGTCCAGCGACTGCAACGATATCGCAAACTAcggaaatgagaaaaatacgCGTGACGATAACGAAAACTACAGAAACGAAAAGGATTGGGAACGGGCACGATGACCCCACTGGCCAATATGGCGGCCGTAAGCCGGCTCATATACACGCGAAACAGTGTGTTTGTGAGCACATGTATGTTCCACGTGttatgctaagactccatagacgcggaaacgccgtgcggtagagtgcgttgaccaatcagaaggctgccgcaagtcgcctgcggcaaaatcaaaatttgtgattggtcaacgcacgcATGGGAGTCTTAGCTGCCGCACAATGGTAGTAAGCGTTAAGCCTCAAGCGGCGtctaatcgactgtgattggtcacttcttacatcttgaggcttactacagcttactacagctattgtagatcgggcattacACGTGTATATGATCACGTGTTCCGGCCTATGGCATGGCCGCCATATTGGCCGTGTGCCCGTTCCCAATACGCGTGATGATATCGCTGGCCGCGACAGCGACGGTTTTGTCCGAAGGACGAACGTATTTCGCAGCAAACGTACAAGTGCATGCCAGGAAGAAAATAACGATGAAAGAGAAGGTACCTCGTTAAAGCAGGTCCTCTTTTCGGCCGGGGATGTGGTGAACAGGACAACAGGGGCGGACTCTCTTTAGAGATGAATTTTTGTAGTTTGCTTTCCAGAGCGTATGGTTTGGAAAACCACGTGAACGCTGGTTtgcatttatttgtttataaaggtgaaatttcatgggcagtgaaaagtagcagcagatcgtactgattggctacaaaatagagaagttctagaaactcgagaacttctctattttatagccaatcagtacgatctgctgctgcttttcactgccTATGAAATTTCATCTTAAGGGCTTTTAGTCCTTTCTCAGGCTGAAATCCCATGGTGCGGAAAGGAAGTGCGGAATAGAGAATGCGTCATAGACATAGCCAATCAGAGCTATGCCGCAGTGTTTACGATTTTTCCTGCATGCGTTCGTGGCGCAGTTGCGTTAAAGATTTGCGTCATAGAGCCATAACCTTAGTATTTGATCGGAGCATTGGAGTTCTCatgtatacttttattaaaactttaatagaCTCTTCAACCATCATTATTTTGGTTTCCATATTCACACAAAACAGTTTTTAGCCAAAAACGTCAACAATACTGTATGGCGTGTATGATCGAGACCAACAGTACTGTGCATCACGCATTCCGCATTCCGCAAGTCTTTGACCGGCCTGTTCACATGGTGCAGAAAAATGATCAAAAATGCGTCAAtgcaattcaaaaatttaaaaatattgttttcaacttttttatattcaatatgaaattttatttaatgttatattaataattattattgctattacaaagattattttttataaaaacgtttgaattattttaataaaatgtttattatatatcaattattttcattccGGATGCGTCATTGCTCGTCTATGACGCACCATGGGCACAGGGCGGGAGACATTTGCAGAATGCGTTGACGCGGCATAGCTCTGATTGGCTGTGTCTATGACGCATTCTCTATTCCGCACTTCCATTCCGCACCATGGGATTTCAGCCTCAGGGACGCACGAACTTCCGGTTCGCCTCGCAGCAGCCGAGGTGAGTCATCACGATTGGTGGTTGAGGAAACTTTAGGCCAGTATTCATAGTCTTCAAGATCGTCTCAAGATAATGGGTGCGTTCGGTTTGGaccatagagatataagaatagagtgcgcGAGCGAGCTGAAAAAGctagagttcctataataagagttaagccagagagaaacctgagagaggccatcccggcatttttcgtcaatttttctgtgtcacattttccgacgcgccgcctgagaaagtgcgtatcaactacgtcgtttcgctcggtaaccgcacatggtttgcgtccgtgctaatggttcgtgtccgaactagccagttagaggggatatgctgcggccgcggcgcacagtagagccgtttgcgcgaatcgcggaaaaaaatttatgttacttgtaaaatatgcaatcTGAATGATCATAGAAaacctttcaatgttgacttataaaaattgcaaaagtgtatattattaaaacaagtatttgattgaaattaaataaaaattcaatttctcatttaatttacgtataagagcaaagtaattcGTGCGTCGATCATCgcttaagtctaaattttttttcctgatGTGGTTTACCTTCTTAAACTAGTTATTAACGGATCGGATGACACGagcatcatatgcataacatcttcatttgttaaacagacggctacattttctactatgattaagtcgatatcgtttatagtccttaattatttcttgcctcttgagcttcttccgataatgtccccaacaggtaacgctgcattttccgaggcattttctataatttccttaccgtgaagaagaattttatgaacggtaattggcataaagtaccaagaatatttttcaataaatatttccgctgcCAAATTGTACGCATataagaaccgaatttttctgaatttatttcttcaccacaATTTAATCGTTTTGTAATATTGGTGGAAAATCTTCTGATCAATTTCTCGTCAACTCcagttatttctgctgtgatttttggatcagcaaaaaatcgtcgagaagtattttccgtcattagatgatccggaaccttgtttaacgatgtctaccctcagtccaagtttattataaaaagcgtcttgtatcgtaaaatatttttttgtttcttctttttgccGCCGCCGCGTAGCTTGCTATCCCGTGAGGGGACTGTCATCGTGGGCGAGTTCTGGCGTTGTGTCATGATGTGACCACTTTGAatcttgaaagacaaattgtaggcaatatgtaatataaacagGTTTTCATGAATTTGATTCGTGACCACGTCTTGCAAGGGTGACACTTATTTCCTAATTTGAGTGcttctaattttctttgttgtagacctttattaaatttctgttaagttgttcatttgagatggtttggaaccgcaaatgaaccacgaagatataatatatatagtgcacaagcaatacaatttgaatacacaaaagaaactgctgaaaaataaaaagtgaaaagacAACGTATGGATGACGAAATGct
The Temnothorax longispinosus isolate EJ_2023e chromosome 7, Tlon_JGU_v1, whole genome shotgun sequence DNA segment above includes these coding regions:
- the LOC139815672 gene encoding G-protein coupled receptor Mth2-like; this encodes MRRRNLALCYCTLLFIVSSSEPLKHEPRGNLMQDVIEDRSNLTFELLGKFYKDDNKTNVVPYEMCENSTCIPLCCPLGVRMIKDQCVAENVGRYPFPGVYKQATNESLERGPIGKVDQIFQLTVHDPCQKVGYYLLKPDEEPDDAFMFLLNGSLYLPHIKDFVDANLYCLIVSQRDKYETAVCINSLKSALQEIYNVGEIISMLFLLATFVVYSTLPELQNMHGYTLRGYVGSLFIAKAFDTILTPDTPIWETASGASCKIMAFYIVWFWVMASFFWLNVMCFDIWWAFGEFRSLQGSVKQEMREARERKKFVMYSIYAWGSASILTVIGVIIDFVPKLIQPEFGKTKCFFDTNKATTATAIYFIGPISVTVICNICLLISTARKIKDTTAYLRSSECGCHDNKQWFDNKQWFNLCRKLFILIGIWCFMEIIWPAYAWYLSNLTNVLEGLIIFITFVLNEKVKRLLLKRFSCRICC